In Thermoanaerobaculia bacterium, a single genomic region encodes these proteins:
- a CDS encoding nuclear transport factor 2 family protein, producing the protein MKKLFLSAALAAAVAGMPVQARAAEPSEAIKELNQDFVTAWNAHDAKKLAAVWADDGTLINPFGVKCSNRAEVEKLFEQELSGMMKASTYKIDSFTLRKACDDVMVGDWDATITGVIDPSGNPAPPFPHHVTSVYQNRGGHWALADARAFHLLPPPASAK; encoded by the coding sequence ATGAAAAAACTTTTCCTCAGCGCCGCGCTCGCGGCGGCGGTGGCGGGCATGCCCGTTCAGGCGCGGGCGGCGGAGCCGTCCGAGGCCATCAAGGAGCTCAACCAGGATTTCGTGACGGCCTGGAACGCCCACGACGCGAAGAAGCTGGCTGCCGTCTGGGCGGACGACGGTACCCTCATCAACCCGTTCGGCGTCAAGTGCAGCAACCGCGCCGAGGTCGAGAAGCTCTTCGAGCAGGAGCTGTCCGGCATGATGAAGGCGAGCACCTACAAGATCGACTCATTCACGCTGCGCAAGGCCTGCGACGACGTGATGGTCGGAGACTGGGACGCCACCATCACCGGGGTGATCGACCCGAGTGGAAACCCGGCGCCTCCGTTCCCGCATCACGTGACCAGCGTGTACCAGAACCGCGGCGGACACTGGGCCTTGGCGGACGCGCGAGCGTTCCACCTGCTCCCGCCTCCGGCTTCCGCGAAGTAG